A window from Peromyscus eremicus chromosome 5, PerEre_H2_v1, whole genome shotgun sequence encodes these proteins:
- the LOC131911230 gene encoding serpin B6 isoform X2 has protein sequence MDPLREANGTFALNLLKILGEDSSKNVFFSPMSISSALAMVCMGAKGDTASQMIQALSLDKCSSSGGGDVHQGFQSLLSEVNKTGTQYLLKTANKLFGEKTCDLLESFKDSCHKFYGAEMEELDFQGDTEQSRQHINTWVAKKTEDKIRELLSPGTLNSDTLLVLVNAIYFKGNWEKQFDKEDTREMPFKVTKNEEKPVQMMFKKFTVNMTYIGEIFTKILLLPYAGNELNMIIMLPDEHVELRTVEKEITYEKFIEWTRLDKMDEEEVEVFLPRFKLEENYDMKEFLCKLGMTDAFDNRADFSGISSKPDLFLSKVVHKSFVEVTEEGTEAAAATAAIMMMRCMRFTPRFCADHPFLFFIQHVQTNGILFCGRFSSP, from the exons GCATCTCCTCGGCCCTGGCCATGGTCTGCATGGGGGCAAAGGGAGACACTGCAAGCCAGATGATTCAG GCGCTTTCTTTGGATAAATGCAGCAGCAGTGGAGGTGGAGATGTCCACCAGGGCTTCCAGTCACTTCTCAGCGAAGTGAACAAGACTGGAACACAGTACTTGCTCAAAACAGCTAATAAGCTCTTTGGAGAAAAGACTTGTGATCTTTTAGAA TCTTTTAAAGATTCCTGCCACAAGTTCTATGGAGCTGAGATGGAAGAGCTGGACTTTCAGGGAGATACAGAGCAGTCCCGACAGCACATCAACACCTGGGTGGCCAAAAAGACAGAAG ATAAAATTAGAGAGTTGCTGTCTCCAGGTACACTGAATTCAGACACTCTGCTGGTCCTTGTGAATGCCATCTACTTCAAAGGAAACTGGGAGAAGCAGTTTGACAAAGAGGACACCAGGGAGATGCCTTTCAAAGTCACCAAG AATGAGGAGAAACCTGTGCAAATGATGTTTAAGAAGTTTACCGTCAACATGACCTATATTGGAGAGATATTCACCAAGATTCTGTTGCTTCCCTATGCTGGCAATGAGCTGAACATGATCATCATGCTTCCAGATGAGCATGTTGAACTGAGAACA GTGGAAAAGGAAATAACTTATGAGAAATTCATAGAGTGGACAAGGCTGGACAAGATGGATGAAGAAGAGGTGGAGGTTTTCCTCCCACGGTTTAAACTGGAGGAGAATTATGACATGAAGGAATTCCTGTGCAAGCTGGGCATGACTGATGCCTTTGACAACAGGGCAGACTTTTCTGGAATATCTTCCAAGCCAGACTTGTTCCTGTCCAAGGTTGTGCACAAGTCCTTTGTGGAGGTCACTGAGGAGGGCACCGAGGCTGCTGCTGCTACAGCTGCCATCATGATGATGAGGTGCATGAGGTTCACCCCCCGCTTCTGTGCCGAccaccccttccttttcttcattcaGCATGTTCAGACCAATGGCATTCTGTTCTGTGGCCGGTTCTCCTCTCCCTGA